From a region of the Listeria monocytogenes ATCC 19117 genome:
- a CDS encoding SH3-like domain-containing protein yields the protein MVISNSTNDIFSNITDAYNKNNPINNSQNYSQQFVNIDESNSDDNLGNYVKISQDNKPIGWIDSENVIDEKTMDSIENDEESIIPEELIDKVNDYVTIENNEFVLSNKAEDVLTSEEFVEVEGQIDQTNAEIEADETLSETHIEGNIIVQEIYEDEPNQLLKASKKAYIKAKYTWWGMQIQFSHKAVVDFNDFYWGAGTIGGLGANKRMGKFLAKKGIKIASRYAVCLSLFGGGLAWGMGKKDKGKGVNLNCVLYVPATITTAK from the coding sequence ATGGTGATAAGTAATAGTACAAACGACATTTTTTCAAATATAACTGATGCATATAATAAAAATAACCCTATAAATAATTCTCAAAATTATTCTCAACAATTTGTTAATATTGATGAAAGTAATTCTGATGATAATTTGGGTAACTACGTTAAAATAAGCCAAGATAACAAACCTATTGGTTGGATAGACTCTGAAAATGTAATTGATGAAAAAACTATGGATTCTATAGAAAATGATGAAGAATCAATTATTCCGGAAGAATTAATTGATAAAGTAAATGATTATGTAACAATAGAAAACAATGAATTTGTATTGTCTAACAAAGCGGAAGATGTTCTTACTTCGGAAGAGTTTGTTGAAGTTGAAGGGCAGATAGATCAAACTAATGCTGAAATCGAGGCTGATGAAACACTATCAGAAACACATATTGAGGGAAACATAATAGTTCAAGAAATCTATGAAGATGAACCAAATCAACTTCTTAAGGCATCTAAAAAAGCTTATATAAAAGCTAAATATACATGGTGGGGTATGCAAATCCAATTTTCTCATAAAGCTGTTGTTGATTTTAACGATTTTTATTGGGGGGCAGGTACGATAGGTGGATTAGGTGCAAATAAACGAATGGGGAAATTTTTAGCAAAAAAAGGAATAAAAATCGCATCACGTTATGCTGTTTGTTTGAGTTTATTTGGTGGTGGTTTAGCATGGGGAATGGGTAAAAAAGATAAAGGAAAAGGTGTAAATTTAAATTGTGTATTATATGTCCCTGCGACAATAACTACAGCTAAATAA
- a CDS encoding GW domain-containing glycosaminoglycan-binding protein produces the protein MLKRNVQKGMISLIAIMMFLSMFSFTNLNSIKTVEAATTAYNTIEYNKSVNLDANIAYPETNAFWSAPYYSEGSTFISSATAPSYAKKDVKLIREAKTERGIYYQVKLGDKIIGWLDK, from the coding sequence ATGTTAAAGAGAAATGTACAAAAAGGGATGATTAGTTTAATTGCAATTATGATGTTTTTATCAATGTTCAGTTTTACAAATTTAAATTCTATTAAAACTGTAGAGGCTGCAACAACTGCGTACAATACAATTGAGTACAATAAATCAGTTAATTTAGATGCTAATATTGCATATCCAGAAACAAATGCATTTTGGTCTGCACCATATTATTCAGAAGGATCAACATTTATATCAAGTGCAACTGCACCTTCTTATGCAAAAAAAGATGTTAAATTAATAAGAGAGGCAAAAACTGAAAGAGGAATTTACTATCAAGTAAAATTGGGAGACAAAATTATTGGTTGGCTTGATAAATGA
- the qoxA gene encoding cytochrome aa3 quinol oxidase subunit II, with amino-acid sequence MSKVLKSLLLTALLGVTGLISGCGDLTVLNPKGPVAKGQSDLIIYSIIFMLVIVLTIFVLFTIMLVKYRERKDISNYEPDMHGSKKLEIFWTLIPVAIVIALAIPTVKTIYAGEEAPKVTSHKDPIVIYATSADWKWIFSYPDESIETVNYVNIPTNRPVLFKLTSADTMTSFWVPQLGGQKYAMSGMTMNLYLQADEVGTYKGRNANFNGEGFADQRFDVVAQSEKDFKKWAKETKASSPVITQDIYDRLLIPGSSKKKTYSGTHLAFVDVAADPEYVFYAYKRFGYEMTNPHNPNTKSTISDEPMLPVRPVTVTNPQFERHDMKPQIIKNGEGYHEDKHREDEMKKMEEDIQTNEFNKKESDDAGK; translated from the coding sequence GTGTCAAAGGTACTTAAATCTTTGCTGCTTACGGCACTACTTGGGGTTACCGGCCTTATAAGTGGTTGTGGTGACTTGACGGTACTTAATCCAAAAGGGCCAGTTGCAAAAGGTCAGTCGGACTTAATTATTTATTCGATTATATTTATGCTGGTTATTGTTTTGACGATTTTTGTATTGTTTACGATTATGTTGGTTAAATACCGCGAACGGAAAGACATTTCAAACTATGAGCCGGATATGCACGGTAGTAAAAAACTGGAAATTTTTTGGACATTGATTCCAGTTGCAATCGTTATTGCTCTAGCTATTCCGACTGTAAAAACAATTTATGCAGGGGAAGAAGCACCAAAAGTGACTTCGCATAAAGATCCAATTGTTATTTACGCAACAAGTGCAGACTGGAAATGGATTTTTAGTTATCCAGATGAGTCGATTGAAACGGTGAACTATGTAAACATTCCAACCAATCGTCCTGTACTATTCAAATTAACTTCTGCAGATACGATGACAAGCTTTTGGGTTCCGCAGTTAGGTGGACAAAAATATGCGATGTCTGGCATGACAATGAATTTATATTTACAAGCAGATGAAGTTGGTACATATAAAGGCCGTAACGCAAACTTCAACGGCGAAGGTTTTGCGGATCAACGCTTTGATGTAGTAGCTCAATCTGAAAAAGATTTCAAAAAATGGGCGAAAGAAACAAAAGCAAGCTCGCCAGTTATTACACAAGACATATATGATCGTCTTTTAATTCCTGGAAGCTCTAAGAAAAAGACTTATTCTGGTACGCATTTAGCATTTGTTGATGTAGCAGCTGATCCAGAGTATGTTTTCTATGCCTACAAACGTTTTGGTTATGAGATGACAAATCCGCATAATCCAAACACAAAATCAACCATTTCTGATGAACCAATGCTTCCGGTTCGTCCTGTGACAGTAACTAATCCGCAATTTGAGCGTCATGATATGAAGCCACAAATTATTAAAAACGGCGAAGGTTACCACGAGGATAAACACCGCGAAGATGAAATGAAGAAAATGGAAGAAGACATCCAAACAAATGAATTCAATAAAAAAGAATCGGATGACGCAGGGAAGTAA
- the qoxB gene encoding cytochrome aa3 quinol oxidase subunit I, whose amino-acid sequence MKWNEFIVTGDPMILGAQISIVLVSIGVVALLTYTKKWKWLMKEWISSVDHKKIGIMYLLAAVLMFFRGGVDALMMRTQLALPDMKFLDAQHYNEVFSTHGTIMILFMAMPFIIGLMNIAVPLQIGARDVAFPFLNNLSFWTFFMGAMLFNLSFVIGGSPDAGWTNYAPLATDFSAGYGINFYLLGVQIAGIGTLMTGINFFVTILRMRTKGMTLMKMPMFTWSSLITSLIIIFAFPVLTVALALMSFDRLFGTAFFTLTNGGLPMMWANLFWVWGHPEVYIVILPAFGIFSEIISTFSRKKLFGYPAMVAAMAVISLLSFLVWVHHFFTMGSGALVNSFFSITTMMIAIPTGIKIFNWLFTMYKGRITFTTPMLWSLAFIPNFVVGGVTGVMLAMAAADYQYHNTYFLVSHFHYVLIAGTVFSCFAGLTYWYPKMVGYRLNEKIGKWFFWIFVVGFNVCFFPQYFLGLDGMPRRIYTYVQGDGWTTLNFISTVGGFLMGVAFLVLCYNIYYSYKNSKREVTGDPWDARTLEWATSSAVPPKYNFAVLPEWNDLDDFWNRKQKGDPYVNDKNYKPIHMPSNTMVGFVMSVFFFIAGFGLVFYWYWMGIIGLVGILGCMIYRSFQNNDGYHVEVDEIKATEEHNARELATGVKEGNPWNL is encoded by the coding sequence ATGAAATGGAATGAGTTTATCGTAACTGGCGACCCAATGATTTTAGGCGCGCAGATTTCTATCGTACTTGTAAGTATTGGTGTTGTTGCGTTACTAACTTATACAAAAAAATGGAAGTGGCTCATGAAAGAGTGGATTTCTTCCGTTGATCATAAAAAAATTGGTATTATGTACTTGCTTGCTGCTGTCTTAATGTTTTTCCGTGGTGGTGTGGATGCGCTAATGATGCGTACCCAGCTCGCTTTACCGGATATGAAATTTTTAGACGCACAGCATTACAATGAAGTTTTTTCTACACATGGAACGATTATGATTTTATTTATGGCGATGCCGTTTATCATCGGGTTGATGAACATTGCCGTACCACTTCAAATTGGTGCGCGTGATGTAGCATTTCCATTTTTAAACAACTTAAGTTTTTGGACGTTCTTTATGGGAGCGATGCTATTTAACTTATCATTCGTAATTGGTGGTTCGCCAGATGCTGGTTGGACAAACTATGCGCCACTTGCGACAGATTTTAGCGCTGGATATGGAATTAACTTCTATCTTCTAGGTGTTCAAATCGCTGGTATTGGTACGCTGATGACGGGGATTAACTTTTTCGTCACGATTTTAAGAATGCGTACAAAAGGTATGACGTTAATGAAAATGCCAATGTTTACTTGGTCTTCATTAATTACAAGTTTGATCATTATTTTCGCTTTCCCAGTTTTAACAGTGGCACTTGCTTTGATGTCATTTGACCGACTGTTTGGGACAGCATTCTTCACACTCACGAATGGCGGGCTCCCAATGATGTGGGCCAACTTGTTCTGGGTTTGGGGTCATCCGGAAGTATATATTGTTATTTTGCCAGCTTTCGGTATTTTCTCAGAGATTATTTCTACTTTCTCGAGGAAAAAATTATTCGGTTATCCGGCGATGGTTGCCGCGATGGCAGTTATTTCTTTACTAAGTTTCCTAGTTTGGGTCCATCACTTCTTTACAATGGGATCAGGGGCGCTTGTTAACTCCTTCTTCTCCATTACAACGATGATGATTGCGATACCGACCGGGATTAAGATATTCAACTGGCTCTTTACGATGTACAAAGGGCGAATAACCTTTACAACGCCAATGCTTTGGTCGCTTGCCTTTATCCCTAACTTTGTTGTTGGTGGGGTAACTGGGGTTATGCTTGCGATGGCTGCAGCCGATTATCAATATCACAATACGTACTTCTTAGTATCCCATTTCCACTACGTATTAATTGCTGGAACTGTGTTCTCCTGCTTTGCCGGGCTTACATACTGGTATCCAAAAATGGTCGGTTACAGACTAAATGAAAAAATTGGTAAATGGTTCTTCTGGATTTTCGTTGTTGGATTTAACGTTTGTTTCTTCCCGCAATATTTCCTAGGACTAGATGGTATGCCGCGTCGTATTTACACTTACGTACAAGGTGATGGCTGGACAACGCTTAACTTTATCTCTACTGTGGGCGGATTCTTGATGGGTGTAGCATTCTTAGTTCTTTGCTACAACATCTACTACAGCTACAAAAACTCTAAACGTGAAGTTACTGGTGACCCGTGGGATGCTCGTACGCTTGAATGGGCTACAAGTTCCGCTGTTCCTCCAAAATATAACTTTGCTGTTTTACCTGAATGGAATGACTTGGATGATTTCTGGAATAGAAAACAAAAAGGCGATCCATATGTAAATGATAAAAATTATAAACCAATCCATATGCCAAGTAATACCATGGTTGGGTTTGTAATGTCTGTCTTCTTCTTCATTGCAGGTTTCGGACTAGTCTTCTACTGGTACTGGATGGGAATTATTGGCCTAGTTGGTATTTTAGGATGTATGATTTATCGTTCATTCCAAAATAACGATGGTTACCACGTTGAAGTGGACGAAATTAAAGCAACAGAAGAACATAATGCGCGCGAACTTGCGACTGGTGTGAAGGAGGGTAACCCATGGAATCTGTAG
- the qoxC gene encoding cytochrome aa3 quinol oxidase subunit III, producing the protein MESVETNKNLPIEYRSEQGRLNILGFWIFLGAEIALFATLFATYFVMRKAGSNAGHPPAEMFELWLVLIMTFLLLTSSFTCGLAIGEMRKGNVKMLTIYSIITLILGAGFVGFELYEFAHYVTEGVTMQIGSYWSAFFVLLGTHGLHVTVGIFWISFILIQIKMHGLTPKTASKVFISSLYWHFLDVVWIFIFTGVYLLGMVN; encoded by the coding sequence ATGGAATCTGTAGAAACAAATAAAAATCTGCCAATTGAATATAGATCAGAACAAGGTCGATTAAATATTCTTGGATTCTGGATTTTCCTTGGCGCCGAAATTGCATTGTTTGCAACGCTTTTTGCGACTTACTTTGTTATGAGAAAGGCTGGCTCGAATGCGGGTCATCCGCCAGCAGAAATGTTCGAACTTTGGCTAGTGCTAATAATGACATTTTTACTTTTAACAAGTAGTTTTACGTGTGGTTTAGCAATTGGTGAGATGCGTAAGGGCAATGTGAAAATGTTGACGATTTACTCGATTATCACATTAATTCTTGGTGCGGGATTTGTTGGCTTTGAGCTTTATGAATTTGCACACTATGTGACAGAAGGCGTTACAATGCAAATCGGTTCTTACTGGTCGGCATTCTTCGTTCTACTAGGAACACATGGACTTCACGTAACGGTCGGGATTTTCTGGATTAGTTTTATTCTGATTCAAATTAAAATGCATGGTTTGACGCCAAAAACAGCATCAAAAGTATTTATTTCCAGTTTATACTGGCATTTCTTGGATGTTGTGTGGATTTTCATTTTCACCGGTGTCTATTTGCTAGGGATGGTGAACTAA
- the qoxD gene encoding cytochrome aa3 quinol oxidase subunit IV — protein sequence MTQNNKSNAAHAEGGIPWKHIVGFALSVILTLLAVWVALYSTLTTNVKVVIIFIFAFIQAALQLLMFMHMTEGRDGKIQIGNILFAAFIAIVVVIGSYWVMEIGHMNHLL from the coding sequence ATGACACAAAATAATAAATCAAATGCAGCTCATGCTGAAGGTGGCATTCCTTGGAAACATATTGTTGGCTTTGCGTTATCAGTTATTTTGACGCTTCTAGCAGTCTGGGTGGCTCTTTATTCGACGCTAACAACAAATGTTAAGGTAGTTATTATTTTCATCTTTGCGTTCATTCAGGCAGCCTTACAGCTTCTGATGTTCATGCACATGACAGAAGGCCGCGATGGTAAAATTCAAATCGGTAATATTTTATTCGCCGCATTTATCGCGATTGTCGTAGTTATTGGTTCTTATTGGGTAATGGAAATTGGCCATATGAATCATTTGTTATAA
- a CDS encoding CapA family protein, translating into MKSRKKGIILVLSIIIIFSIGLLVNNIMTNNKDTAKPKKKTVAAVKKKKETPPKPKEPFNIDFTGDIMFDWDLRPVLAEKGMDYPFNNVREELKSSDYTFVDLETAITTRTKKVPYQEFWIKSDPSSLTALKNAGVDMVNISNNHILDYYEDGLLDTTAALRANNLAYVGAGKNEDEAYQLKVADIKGNKVGFMSFCHFFPNTGWIADEDTPGVTNGYDINLVEEKIKEERAKNKDIDYMVVYFHWGVEKTNTPVDYQTQYVKKLVDDHLVDAIVASHPHWLQSFEVYKDVPIAYSLGNFLFPDYVSGHSAETGIYKLNFNQGKVTAHFDPGIISGNQINMLDGSAKTAQLNYLQSISPNATINSNGDISAK; encoded by the coding sequence ATGAAATCAAGAAAAAAAGGGATTATCTTGGTACTGTCTATTATTATAATTTTTTCCATCGGTTTATTAGTGAACAACATCATGACAAATAACAAAGATACCGCTAAGCCAAAAAAGAAAACCGTCGCTGCTGTTAAAAAGAAAAAAGAAACACCTCCAAAACCAAAAGAACCATTTAACATTGATTTTACAGGTGATATTATGTTTGATTGGGATTTACGCCCCGTTTTAGCAGAGAAGGGAATGGATTATCCTTTTAATAATGTTCGCGAGGAATTGAAATCAAGCGACTATACATTTGTTGATTTAGAAACAGCTATTACAACTCGAACAAAAAAAGTCCCCTACCAAGAATTTTGGATTAAAAGTGATCCTAGTTCTTTAACAGCTCTTAAAAATGCAGGGGTTGATATGGTTAATATTAGTAATAACCACATTTTAGACTATTACGAAGATGGATTACTCGACACAACGGCTGCTTTACGCGCCAATAACCTAGCCTATGTTGGCGCCGGTAAAAATGAAGATGAAGCCTATCAACTTAAAGTTGCTGACATCAAAGGTAATAAAGTTGGATTCATGTCGTTTTGCCACTTTTTCCCAAATACTGGTTGGATTGCCGATGAAGATACTCCTGGGGTTACTAATGGTTATGATATAAATTTAGTCGAAGAAAAAATCAAAGAAGAACGCGCAAAAAATAAAGATATTGATTATATGGTCGTCTATTTTCACTGGGGAGTTGAAAAGACGAATACACCTGTAGATTATCAAACCCAATACGTTAAAAAACTCGTGGATGATCATTTAGTTGACGCGATTGTTGCTAGCCATCCACACTGGCTCCAAAGTTTTGAAGTATACAAAGATGTTCCAATTGCTTATTCATTAGGTAATTTCTTGTTTCCTGACTATGTTTCTGGTCATTCAGCAGAAACAGGTATTTATAAACTGAATTTTAATCAAGGTAAAGTGACTGCGCATTTTGATCCTGGTATTATTTCAGGTAATCAAATTAATATGCTTGACGGTTCTGCCAAGACAGCACAATTAAATTATCTCCAATCCATTTCTCCAAATGCAACTATTAATAGTAATGGTGATATATCCGCAAAATAA
- a CDS encoding 6-phospho-beta-glucosidase, with protein sequence MTESKFPKDFLWGGAVAANQCEGAYLEDGKGLSLVDILPTVEDGRWEALFNPSKALATDYGFYPSHESIDFYHRYKEDIKLMAEMGFKCFRMSISWPRIFPNGDETTPNEKGLAFYDAVFDECHKYGIEPVVTINHFDTPLEVFKKYGGWKNRKCIDFYLNFCEAIFTRYKDKVKYWMTFNEINMILHLPYIGGGLDVTKEDNPEEVKYQAAHHQLVASALATKLGHEINPENQIGCMLAAGNTYPMTCNPKDVWKSIEADREGYFFIDVQARGYYPSYTKRFFKEHNINIKMEDGDLDVLRDHTVDYVAFSYYSSRLTSADPEKNKETEGNVFATLKNPYLKASEWGWQIDPLGLRITMNTIYDRYQKPLFIVENGLGAVDTVAEDGSITDDYRIDYMREHVREMGEAIEDGVELLGYTPWGCIDLVSAGSGEMKKRYGFIYVDRDNKGNGTLNRSKKKSFDWYKKVIETNGKDID encoded by the coding sequence ATGACAGAATCAAAATTTCCTAAAGACTTTTTATGGGGCGGAGCAGTTGCTGCCAACCAATGTGAAGGAGCTTATCTTGAAGACGGTAAAGGACTTTCACTTGTTGATATCCTTCCAACAGTAGAGGACGGACGTTGGGAAGCTTTATTCAATCCATCGAAAGCGCTTGCTACAGATTATGGTTTTTACCCAAGTCACGAATCAATTGATTTTTATCATCGTTATAAAGAAGACATTAAATTAATGGCTGAAATGGGATTCAAATGTTTCCGTATGTCCATCAGTTGGCCACGTATTTTCCCGAATGGTGATGAAACGACACCAAATGAAAAAGGTTTAGCATTTTATGATGCAGTTTTTGATGAATGTCACAAATATGGTATCGAACCAGTTGTTACAATCAACCATTTTGATACTCCGCTAGAAGTTTTCAAAAAATATGGTGGTTGGAAAAATCGTAAATGCATCGACTTTTACTTGAATTTCTGTGAAGCAATTTTCACGCGTTATAAAGATAAAGTAAAATATTGGATGACATTTAATGAAATTAACATGATTCTTCATCTTCCATACATTGGTGGAGGTTTAGACGTTACTAAAGAGGATAATCCAGAGGAAGTTAAATATCAAGCTGCTCATCATCAATTAGTTGCATCAGCACTTGCAACTAAACTTGGTCATGAAATCAATCCTGAAAATCAAATCGGTTGTATGCTTGCAGCGGGTAACACATATCCAATGACTTGTAATCCAAAAGATGTCTGGAAGTCTATCGAGGCGGACCGTGAAGGCTACTTCTTCATTGATGTTCAAGCACGCGGATACTACCCAAGCTACACTAAGCGTTTCTTCAAAGAACACAACATCAACATCAAAATGGAAGATGGCGATTTAGACGTATTACGCGATCACACAGTTGATTACGTGGCATTCAGCTACTATTCTTCTCGTCTAACAAGCGCAGATCCAGAGAAAAACAAAGAAACAGAAGGCAACGTTTTCGCAACACTAAAAAACCCATACCTAAAAGCAAGCGAATGGGGTTGGCAAATTGATCCACTAGGTCTACGTATTACGATGAATACAATTTACGACCGTTATCAAAAACCTCTTTTCATCGTTGAAAATGGCTTAGGTGCAGTGGATACTGTGGCAGAAGACGGCTCAATCACTGATGATTACAGAATCGACTACATGCGTGAACACGTTCGCGAAATGGGCGAAGCAATTGAGGATGGCGTGGAACTTCTTGGTTATACACCATGGGGCTGCATCGACCTTGTCAGCGCTGGCTCTGGCGAAATGAAAAAACGCTACGGCTTCATCTACGTTGACCGCGATAATAAAGGCAACGGAACCCTAAACCGCTCGAAGAAAAAATCATTCGACTGGTACAAAAAAGTAATTGAAACAAATGGTAAAGATATCGACTAA